Within Topomyia yanbarensis strain Yona2022 chromosome 2, ASM3024719v1, whole genome shotgun sequence, the genomic segment CGAGACTAATCTACGAACtcgattttcctttttttcagaTTTCCCCCGCGTAGACATCGGTCCGGAGAATCCACTGAGCGTGGAGCGTGATCAGACAGCCAAGTTGGAGTGTAACGTTGATGCTAAGCCTAAACCGGAGCGTGTCCAGTGGACCCGCAACGGGCGGTTCATCTCGTCCCATCCGGTGCATACGATTCACCGGGTTTCTCTGCAGGATGCGGGCAAGTATGCCTGTTCCGCCGATAACGGTCTTGGGAAGATAGGTGAACATGAGATCACCCTGAATGTACTCTATCCACCGATCGTGCATGTTGAGTCCAAGACGAAGGAAGCCGAAGAGAAGGAAACGGTCCAGATCAAGTGTAACGTAACTGCGAACCCGCCACCGGTGACGATCGAGTGGCTGAAGGAAGGTGATTTGGAATTCCGAAGAAATGGTGACACTTTGATGCTACGGGATGTGCGGGCTGAAGATGCAGGTACTTACATTTGCCGAGGAATTAACATTATGAAGCCCTACGGAGGAAAAACTTTGGAAAGGGAAGGCAATGCCTCGATCGCGCTGTTGGTTCGTCATCGTCCGGGAGAGTCATCGATCACTCCGGAGAAACCGGTAGTTCACGTCGGAAACAGTGTCAGTTTGATGTGTAAAGCTGATCCTCCAGGTTGGCCGCTAGCTCAGTACCGGTGGTATCGTGATGTTGGAGGAGAAATCTCAACTACTGTGATTGCTCAGGGGTCACAGTATCTGATTCCAAAGGCCGGACTTCAAAGTGAGGGAAAATATTACTGCCACGCTGGAAATGATCTTGGAAATGGGGCAATGGCGAGTGCTACACTTGAAGTTCATCAACCTCCACAATTCCTGGCCAAACTACAATCGAACATGATTCGACGAGCTGGTGAGACTGACTTCACTGTTACTTGTAGCGCCAAGGGCAAACCGGAGCCCACGATCACTTGGTTAAAGGACGATATTGAAATTACTCCAGATTTGCATATGTTTGAAGTAAAGACAAACGTGGCTAAAGGTCCTAATGGTATGGTGACCGTCCAAAGTATGCTAAGATTCGCTGGAAAGGTTCGTCCAAATGGTAATGATCTAATGTCGGGAGATCGAGGTCAGTTTACTTGTCTGTACGAAAATGAAGTCAATAAAGCCAATTCAACCATGCATTTGAAGATCGAACATGAACCGATCGTACTGCATCAGTATAATAAGGTCGCCAACGACATCAAGGAAATTGCCGAGGTTGTGTGCAAGGTTCAGTCTTATCCTAAACCTGAATTTCTGTGGCAATTTAGTACCAACAATGCTCCTCTCAGTAACAACGATCATTATGAAGTAAGCTCTACGTCTGACAGTAACGACATCTACACGAGCATCCTGAAGATCAATAATTTACGTCATCAGGACTACGGAGATTATCACTGCCGCGTTTCTAACGCTCTGAACACTATCCATGTGCCAATTCGTCTACAGCCAAAGGGCCCGCCAGAGAAACCTACCAAGTTGAAAGCCGTCGAACTCGGACCCAACTACATGGTCCTCTCCTGGACGCCCGGTTTTGATGGAGGACTAGCCAACACTAAGTACTTTGTATCCTATCGAAAAATTGTTATCCCGAATGAAAGTCTCGTCACTGATGAATGTGCTGTAGTCTCGGCCAACGGTGCTGAATGGATGGAATTTGACTGCCAACGGGAAGTTCCTTGCACAATTACCCCACTCGATCACCACCAGAGTTACGTTTTCAAGGTGAAAGCACTTAACACCAAGGGAGTCTCCGAGCATTCGAACGAAATCAGTGCGACTACGAAGGTGGAAAAAGTTCCGATCCCTCTGCAGGCGTCGTTCGATCCAGAGACCCGTATGCTGGCGTTGAACGTTGGACCTACTTGCCTTTCGATGATTGCCATTGTGGAATCGGTTATTTACGGTGACACTCCGATGGCTGCTTGGCATATCATCGAAACTATTGAACTGCAAGTTAACGGACATGAACCAACGTACAGGGAGACTAAGATTGAACACTTTGTAGCGAATCGAAGAAACAGCGGACGATCGTTAGGTAACGGATTGGAGGATATCCCACTGCCAGCTTTGGAGGATGAACTGAATCCACGAGTTCGAGTTAAGCTTTGTTTGAAGATCAACCATGAGTATTGCGGAGAATATGTGGAAGCTGACAGTAAGTTGTTGATCGGTTGATTTGTTCTCGCAGATGTAATATATGCTTCTTGTGTTCCATTTTCAGTTGGTCCTTCGCTCATCCAGGAAGCTTCATTCGTGGAACTCCATACTCTTATCGGTATTGGCGTGTCCTGCATTGTCGCTGGTATTTTCGTTGTACTGTTGCTCCTGTTTTGCCGTTGCAAGCGAAAGCAATCTAAGGAAACTGCTAAGGCTAAAGAATACGATATCGATTCTATTCATCCTTCGATCGTGGCCCAGCAGAACCAGGCTCCACCCCCGTACTACTCGGCTAGCAGTTTGGAGAACAAAGCGCTTGAACATTCGATGGACCTGGCAATGGATCAGAATGCGGCACTCTACGCCAGTCAGCAAACCTATGGATATCATCAGCAAAACGCCATGATGCCCCAGGTTCCTCAGAACGATTGTAAGTATTGAAGATATCTAACAAAACGAATACGGATGTTTAACTATCCTTTTCTTCAATTCAACAGGGTCCAACATGGGCTATGTCGAGAACTCGTACTCAAACTCAAACAACGGTGGAAGCGTCAATTCGCAGGACTCGATATGGCAGCTGAAAATGTCAGCGGCAGCTTCTAACTCAGCTAACATGATCCCACAGCATAATTACATGGACCAGCCACTGCAGCAGAACTACGGTTACGATCCGATGACTCATGGTGGCTACGGAGCCGTCGATGATTACGCACCTTACCCGCACCTGATGACCACGGCTAGCCAGCATGGAGGCGACGACTACCATCACAATATGAGAAACAGCCAGAACCCGTCCCGCCAGGATTACTGCAGCGATCCGTACGCCTCCGTGCACAAGCCAAAGAAGCGGATGGATCAGCACATGGGTACGTTTGATTGTTACTTTGCTACTTCTTCCTCAAAAACTTCTAACAATACAATTTTCCCTCCCTTTCAGATTTTGTAGCTGAATCGCCGTACCACGATGTTAGCGGTCTGCCAGATCCGTACATGGAACAAGACGAAGTCAAATCCCCGGGCCCAAATCAACACCTATCGATGAGCTACGATGACGCCCTGGCCCTGGAGAGCGGCTACTCGACCCCAAACTCTCGGAACCGTCGCGTGATACACGAAATAGTCGTGTAGAACTACGGCATTGACATGGATCAACTGGAATAGCGAGCAACCCGAACACGGACATGAGAATATACACATTCTGCGGAACAGAAATATAGAGAACGACAAACGCAAACAACGGAATCACATATAAGACATAGTTCAAATTTTATCGGAAGGAAGATCACAAGAGGAAGCAGCTACTTAAAGCGATATTACCTTCTTTTGGGTAGTTTTTTCGTTGAGAGCTAATAGAGAGTTTATATCTAACAAAATAGTAACGATCATCTGGACGAACGGCTTCAGCCCAAGGGGCTTATTTGATCTCAAATAACTCTTTCTGGTAAGTTTAGCTGCAACATTATTACGATCTATCATTATTATAATCGCCATTCGTTTTCCGAATTTTTTCAGAGGCAATCGCTGGATGGTGCGGCCAAACTGTGATTGTAAATATAACCGTAAGCCTAAATAACGTTAGCTCCAGTTATTTGTTTTAATGCGCAGCTGTTTTAACGAGAGTATGTTAGAAATATGTAGTACCGAATTGAACCGTTGCTCAGAAGGATTTGTCTACTTAACAGAAAGAAGACTGCCCAATGTTTTGAGCAGTGCCACTACATACAATATCTCAATTGACAACGAAAATTAATCTCATTGTGTGCAGAACCGAATGTGCCATTCTTCGTCATAATCTCCCAATGATTGACACTCAACAATGATGCATGAATACGAAATAAATGCTTACTTTACTAAGAATTTGTAAGAATGGCCTGACAACGAAAACAAAATGAATGAGATTATTTTCAATCTAAAAAAGCAGAGGACATTTTGTGTATAGCTATACTATAATAGTGCACTAGAGAATGAGTCAAGGTCgaatagttaaaaaaaaaacaggatATAGTAAAGAACAGTTTTATATCATTAAGGCGAAATGGTGCCATTCACAATTCATTTCGACTGTCAGCCACACCCGTGGCTGATTCGAAGCGAATTCTGATGAATCTTCCACCTGAATCTAAATACAAATGCGTGACACATGACAATAAAAATACGACGTTTTCCCCCTTTTTAACTGCCTCTATTTAGTATCTTCTCCCACTTAATATTTATCAGAAGTTAACGGTTTTGTCGTGACAAAGTTTATTTTCTACACTGACAAGAAGCCTTCTGGTTGAAAACTAACGAAGGACCAACCGAGCAAAGTTTCGTTCTTTTCTTCAACGAACTATATGTACGTCCTGCCAGTGTATCAAACACTCTAAACTGCTCACTTTCGTGAGATTATTAAAAACTTGTTAAATGTAAATTAGCTTTCTTCGAGACATCCTTCCGTTTCTTTTCTATTCGAGCTCTCCTCTAAAACTTTTGCTTCCCTCCGTAGTTTTAAACACTAAAAAAATCTCGTTTTTAAGTTAGTAAGTTTACCTTCAACACTACACACCAATCTAAGGATAGAGTTAGGCGAGAAATGAGTAATTAAAAACTTGTACATACTGAATCGAGCGACGGCAAAACAAAGTTGAGTTTCAGTTGTGTTTCTGTGAAATAGTagagaaaaaagagaaaatacGTTACAGTTGCAACCAACCTTACCACCCACTACTGCACTAGCCCGCTGGCTCGATGCCGCAGTTGGCAGGGACGGCACTAAATATGGCACTAATCGGTCCGTTCGCGACAAACCGGTTGGTAGGTAGCTAGCTGCTCTGCTGATGACGACTCGTCTCGCAGCCCGTGCGCGTGGTGCGAGTGGAGGTTGGAACTGTTGATGCAACGGTAACTTGTTCAGTTGGAACGAAAAGTTATAAGCAATTTCTTAAACATTAACAAAAGTTAGTTAACGAATTGGAGTTTTCAAGTAAGgcacaaaaacaacaaacataCTGCTTACCCAGCGACGAGGAAAGAACAAGCATCTCAGTACCAATTAGTGAAAAACTCTGGCTCAAGCAGCTGCAGTTGCTGCAGCGAAAATAAAAAGCAATAGCAGATGGGGAAAAAAGAGTGTCTAGagggaaaatatatttaatcgGAAGAAGCAAACTTTTCTTCCGCGTTTTGATCAGAACGAGTTTTGTAAATATTgactgaaattattttttactatAAGTGGATCTACTTATTTTTAGTGCGTTTTGTAAGTAATTAGATGGTAGGACAACTTTTTCGAAGGAAATATAACTTAATTTTTATACAAAAGGTtaacattatttatttttcgaaatagacctttcaaaatttattgatTCGGAATGGTCTACTCAGGATGCAAATCAAATTTATACAAAAAGAATCAATCAGACCTTGGGTGATTATGGTGTTACGGAAAAGTGACCAGATGTTTTCGGGACGAATGCGGAACAAGCGATGTCAGATCTACGTAAAtctccgtagatctacggattGGAACGATTTCCATATATGAAATCTACGggaatttattgtttttttctatGTGATTCTACGGATTTATGTCCGGGGTACTTTTGATGGATGGATCAACAATAATTGATAGGTAAACCAAGCACAAATTATACAGACGTAAAATGTACGAATAAGGTCTCAAAAATATGTGTCTCATTTTAAACAACCCTTACTGCCGTTCCAATCTAAATCTGTCCCATGTTCAAAATGCTATACAACTTTAAAACTTATTATTCTCCTTAAGACGAAACCAGCATTACgtttttagttttatttcaaTAAGTATGACTTATTTCTGATGAGGATTCTGAtcgcatatttttttcgttccCGTCAAATTTTTCAACAACTATATCGAAACgtatttttctcaattttccTTTTATTCTGGTGTATTTGCTTCATTTGTGTCGAGAAAAGATTGTGCAACGATTAACCATATCTAAAGAAATTTAATTTCAATGCGGATCATTCGGAAGACGAGACAGGTTGTCCCGTGGACGTGGCATTTTACAAGTCCTTTGTGTCTGGGAAATAAAGTGATCTGTGGGCCGAATCTGGTATCCAGTCGAATATCGAATAAACAGATaattatgttactatgttttaattgccgcaaggttctactgtatcgattttgttggctattttcggcaaatttgagactaagagaaacgaaagcaatgaaattgaaagatggataggtattctagagcgaatcagttataaacttagaacggaaaactagaactaggcaggctcatatgggcatgatcgaaaggaaatgtgaagaatttttttccttctgcatagtaggagttgggcgttccacccaagtctaccgcatggtctatggtagaacataactcatcatcatgttttaccgccgacgccggcgtcggcggtaaaacatgatgatgagttatgttctaccatagaccatgcggtagacttgggtggaacgcccaactcctactatgcagaaggcaaaaaattcttcacatttcctttcgatcatgcccatatgagcctgcctagttctagttttccgttctaagtttataactgattcgctctagaatacctatccatctttcaatttcattgctttcgtttctcttagtctcaaatttgccgaaaatagccaacaaaatcgatacagtaaacaGATAATTGCCTTCCTATACTGAGAAGGCTTTGTCCAATGGTGGACGCGATTTCTTAATCTGCCACgattttttggcaaaaaaatgtTCTTGGTACTGCAATTCTCGACTTTTTTCTCGTGCTGAGGAAATTTGAAAACTTTGCTATATTCTTGAATATTCGAATCTGTTGTGTTTAGCTCCCAAGGtgtcaggcccgtagccaggattttgtttcgggaggggcttaaaactgGTTGCATAAATGTTTTAATTctggtgacttgagatagtcacttgaaactgaatgtaattttgaaaatttcttagtgaaaacagttgCAAAACTAAGGCAATAGACAATGTGTTGTCTGATACAAGAAATGGTATAGTACATCGACAAATTCTTACTtttgaatttggtttttattattaatttataagctaccattttcaccgttggaatttgcaaacgtggtCTGGTGGGTGCTCCCATCATACAACTTGAAGCCAACGAAGTGAGgctgtccagcgcagattcatacgatatgcgttacgtcaattgccttggaacgatccACTGAACCTGAACCATATGAAGATCGTTATCGATTATTAGGATtacacactttagaagatcgtagacccGCGTCGTAAACTACCTTCGTGTTCTTCTGattaggcaggcgatttgtagatgcgcagaaacggttcaactcctattcaactcaaatttataataatttttaatttaaatgatgatacattaaagattattttcagacaagtgagaacaactaattatttatctatttaagtattcAGATTTTACACAGATCCTattcttttatgaaattgatactttttatatcattaggCAAGCTTATTTTTCTAGACAATTCTTCTACTAGATCCTTGAAACTATGGCAAAAGACAgaccagtaattttgttttttggcaTGTAAAGGGTGTACAAAAATACTACGGATTTCTCTACAAAGTATAAATAAGAACTATTGCTGTATTTACAtagattaagcaaatattaAATGTGAGCACACGACGTTTACAGGAttcatttcggaattcatggattTTTTGGCCAATACAAAAGAGATGTTTCAATGAATTAATTTACTAAACTAGCTGGAATTTTATCtactactagctaatacccatcgcgcgttgctgcgacattctgcgaaataggaggaaaacacaatttgttccaaagcgccatctggcgggcagataatcaccaactaatagcacacaaacacgccccataccaaatacctactgtgtgcaaatttttacggaaatcggttaagccgtttgggagtctataaatcatatacatacaaacattgacttttatatatatagatagatagatagatagataggactgttcactaatcgaaaggaaatcccctgattactgttatcttgcaatttacgtaaattttgtaaaatgtaaccagagcttaaaaaatatacatccctgcgtgaacttgaaagagaacCGAAATTCAATTTCTGCCCGCCACggtgaatgaaatgtttggttcgtttccctcatcACTCATTCTCCCGACATAGCGCATTCGGGTttgcatatgttcggtttcagaagcaaactgaattttgtttctatgctagctctgagagggattattgagcgaaAAAGCACTAGACATAGATTACGCAGCCCACTAATGCTCGAACtatccacataataacaaatgaatgctttggttggtgaaggaatatATTTGCTCTGCaatcaaacattcgattctgcatgaaattttagtcagttggaaagttgaaTGActgaggcgttgaatctgaatgtcagtttcgataagcagaaatagttaactgattttgaaattttgaagcaCATTACTAGAATTACTCGAAGCTATAAATATGAGTGAGCTAAATAATTTTAGCatcacacttgcttccgacaaatcaaagaaaacacatcgcacttgcttctCCTGTGCCGAAGCGACTTACTTTCAGATTTCTATGTTttcaaattattgaaatttatacgatttctgtgaatcttttgcaaaattgttttgtcagcggcagttttcgtgatgcgaagatgcttgcagttacactttctaagtcaattcaaacaatctactcagtaattggttcgtttttaattagctcaagtttttttacaatcatcatcaagattggaagagatgcatgacttcttgaagaaagctgtaatgctttataattacaggtttgttttaccaaaatttagaaaacaatttcaatcaacGTTGTTCCACCTACCATTGAATGTTgtgcggataacgaagacgtatttttttttataaaatgccGTTTTTTCAAACCGAATTGAGAGGATCAGagcgaaattccgaaagcactcgttctaagtgcatagaaaagatagaagagctGCTCTTGAGGTTTCTTAAATTAGCTGATTATTTTTTCCTCCTCCGTGATTTCTAATCATCTTTCATTTTAGTCctaaacgaataaaaaacagatcgtgagactgctatatactgaagacataaaatcgaaattattggactaatagattcaatcagtcacaACACtttagtcgcaacagtgttgcgaactcgcatgaacggaacgaattcctcgcatgaaactgaaattaagtgccaaggaaaatgatgatgcgttaaaatgacgcgaaagcaAAAACTCACCTCAGCTATATCGTtctcagtaaattgaaatatttttttttgcctagcacgcttgaatgtgatgtctagtatttatactaagagtacagagtgcacagacctaatacagtatttcaaattgagtacaattcaaaaacctgtcatttaaatttaaaatagagttgccaatatcgagtattacatctgagttttgttaaacggGACAATCACTTGCGATGCTGCGttcttttttggagagttttagtactcagtcgttcattaaacttcttctactatttttaaaatacttCATAAGTGAACTCGGTTCTATGATTTAGCCAATTGAAACAGTGGTTCTGTAATCTTCTTCCAATTCTGTTTATTTGCCGTcagcctatttccgctacgagccaaacaccgacgccagagaggtgacactcctactatctggattggatatcgacccatcaactcatggaccggggaccaacggctttacttcccttccgaaggaaggcgtgacctcagatttttctcacctctgaaaaatctcaacgacctcgactgggattaaacccagaccaactggggtgggtggcggtcacgcttaccacccaaccatcggcgccgtcttctgttatctagttatatctatttccaaaaataaaaataataaaatgagttttactggttgtccaacagatctcacgCAAGCTCTTAACCGTTGCGTAAATACCTGTTTACGAagcagggaaatattttttcctcaccaactgcgtatagggggtcgttcatatctatctcgctattgaacacttCCACGTCATAATCGTGGTTGCTGTCTTTATATTCGCAAACATGCTTgcttgttgcctttatgattgtgaatttcctcaatgatggtaCTGGCTgtaaattttgagatattgtcgcagcttttgccgttgtcaaaattacctgaacatgtgccacatatttggtaattgtttgtgttcagtggtaaataaatcgtaatgtgacattttttcacagaactggaacgtactagtttgcctttgatatgtgcaaagaaGATTATGTGTAATTGTACTATCGCATTAAGTTTTGTACTGCATGTCTTTCATATGTGATATGTatctgcaagtaagcggtatccgaccttgtagccgaacattgattctcccaccgtccatttatatgaagatctgaattacagcattgtcacacacaaccattaaaatttaatggctttaaatcattcgaaatcaatgatttcgcctgatccaatttgttgaacggaatgagcgcagaatacctgaggtggtagaactcaataaaggtggctatcgtaagtatagcctccatttttaccttcagaaaatgttcctcatcaccagagttaaaaatattcaaattcattgaatgaaaattgatcatattcagccgcattcattttcaatattcagtgacgcagctgaaaacgtcaaacgaacaaaccgctcattcatccatgcagattttcattcgtctccgattattacacgaagcgcccgtgcagcaacgaatcaaatgcaccaaagtaggccctggtacaatgtaagcgatgatgattgttgtttcatatgctttaccggcatttgaaaacattttcctagataaatagcgaaatgaatatattgtacgatattcaactgaatgaataacatagatatttgaatgaacattttttctattcaccgcgagtagcatcaggttcattttcaaccgtcaacaaagagcttcgattatttttaactctgctcatcacaaatactcggtcttatgtgAATCCCCTCTAATCATAGTATTTGGCCGGTGcatcacttcttgcttctgcgactcactcatctcgacggattactacacccaaaacgtacccggtaagatttgcttacattaatgcaataaatacgagcaaaaattgcaagcgttctggtaatgtgcgaaaattgcaagaagcttccttgcatgcaatgcaataaacagaaaaaacgaattttgcctatgtattagcgatgtatgtgtattggtgaccaatatgctTTATAAAAAAAGACTGTTGGCATTGAAACATGAACCCCGCACAAACAGATCGCTAAGCAACACTTTATCCACCCAACCATACTACCAGATAGCAATAagtggataaaagtcatatataaacacttggatgattttacgattaatgaaaaaagtaaaacaccCACCCAGATTTGAACTCAGGCTCTTGCGTATCATAGCTCTAACTATAAGTACTGATCTGTCCTTACACGTAAGAACAGAacgttaaaactcgtacaatcgTCACATCCGCCATTTGATGCcgtctcgtgtgtaatgaataaaccacaaaactgcgtttgatgatgttggtgaggaatgaataaaaagtagacggaaaataaaaactcgccctgcgttgctataccaaccagcataggcacgtgaatgtggtggtaatcctttgacagtgtgttgaagaaaagTATGTACGTATAGAGAGAGATGAAGTGGTTTTATCTGCTTGCAACAATTGCCAGCGGCTTTCACTGCAAAATTGCcagcgatgctaacattatttgcaagtgattgtcgcttgcaattattgcaagagatttttgttttgggtgtagggcatagtatagtagaagttgcctttgttcttcagaaaagaacacaatataaaagtaactttatttgtcgttcgcttcacacCCGCTGGAACAGAAGCATAaaccacactgaatttcgtgaccactgattttggttgttggaaacagcaatcttctaactttatctctaaccaaacgagctacaagctaaagtcgctgataataatgtttttgaaatttagtttcaaaacatttcgggaggggctttagccccctagccccccccccctcttgctACGTGCCTGCACGGTGTGTCTAAaaccagggccgcagagagaaaatacgggcccggggggtccaatgtaggggcccccaccactgtgtattgcctgagcacaaaaaagtcaatgtttgaaatccattggagtttattgtttattgtttattgtttatgtttatttgtttatttggagtaGGGAAAAGCCTCCTGGAGCTGAAATTCTTGCAACCTTCCAATCTCGCTCTCCAGgcggcataaaacctcctcatcttttgtatCAACAGATTACACATTTCCAAATGATACATTTCATTGACTAATACTA encodes:
- the LOC131682290 gene encoding hemicentin-1-like isoform X2, producing the protein MVNLIRGTMDISRIFKVTMPLVVVSILLLGAQSAFADKTMDTREGEDVTLKCRFNEHYSDREYSYYWARQSLNKYDNVAIKADTFNQNYKIDYRPEKGIYDLQILNVSYSRDNGRYECRIKLFGDGEVIYEDYYNLTVLTPPQPPLIFPGSETTATEDKAQELTCSSVGGSPDPMISWYREGSTTPLAANLITGGSRDMQTTSTLTIIPRREDDATKFMCVVWNRALPEGQRLETVTTLSVNYFPRVDIGPENPLSVERDQTAKLECNVDAKPKPERVQWTRNGRFISSHPVHTIHRVSLQDAGKYACSADNGLGKIGEHEITLNVLYPPIVHVESKTKEAEEKETVQIKCNVTANPPPVTIEWLKEGDLEFRRNGDTLMLRDVRAEDAGTYICRGINIMKPYGGKTLEREGNASIALLVRHRPGESSITPEKPVVHVGNSVSLMCKADPPGWPLAQYRWYRDVGGEISTTVIAQGSQYLIPKAGLQSEGKYYCHAGNDLGNGAMASATLEVHQPPQFLAKLQSNMIRRAGETDFTVTCSAKGKPEPTITWLKDDIEITPDLHMFEVKTNVAKGPNGMVTVQSMLRFAGKVRPNGNDLMSGDRGQFTCLYENEVNKANSTMHLKIEHEPIVLHQYNKVANDIKEIAEVVCKVQSYPKPEFLWQFSTNNAPLSNNDHYEVSSTSDSNDIYTSILKINNLRHQDYGDYHCRVSNALNTIHVPIRLQPKGPPEKPTKLKAVELGPNYMVLSWTPGFDGGLANTKYFVSYRKIVIPNESLVTDECAVVSANGAEWMEFDCQREVPCTITPLDHHQSYVFKVKALNTKGVSEHSNEISATTKVEKVPIPLQASFDPETRMLALNVGPTCLSMIAIVESVIYGDTPMAAWHIIETIELQVNGHEPTYRETKIEHFVANRRNSGRSLGNGLEDIPLPALEDELNPRVRVKLCLKINHEYCGEYVEADIGPSLIQEASFVELHTLIGIGVSCIVAGIFVVLLLLFCRCKRKQSKETAKAKEYDIDSIHPSIVAQQNQAPPPYYSASSLENKALEHSMDLAMDQNAALYASQQTYGYHQQNAMMPQVPQNDWSNMGYVENSYSNSNNGGSVNSQDSIWQLKMSAAASNSANMIPQHNYMDQPLQQNYGYDPMTHGGYGAVDDYAPYPHLMTTASQHGGDDYHHNMRNSQNPSRQDYCSDPYASVHKPKKRMDQHMDFVAESPYHDVSGLPDPYMEQDEVKSPGPNQHLSMSYDDALALESGYSTPNSRNRRVIHEIVV
- the LOC131682290 gene encoding hemicentin-1-like isoform X1 produces the protein MLFLPSNHSHGHSQKTITKLTMPLVVVSILLLGAQSAFADKTMDTREGEDVTLKCRFNEHYSDREYSYYWARQSLNKYDNVAIKADTFNQNYKIDYRPEKGIYDLQILNVSYSRDNGRYECRIKLFGDGEVIYEDYYNLTVLTPPQPPLIFPGSETTATEDKAQELTCSSVGGSPDPMISWYREGSTTPLAANLITGGSRDMQTTSTLTIIPRREDDATKFMCVVWNRALPEGQRLETVTTLSVNYFPRVDIGPENPLSVERDQTAKLECNVDAKPKPERVQWTRNGRFISSHPVHTIHRVSLQDAGKYACSADNGLGKIGEHEITLNVLYPPIVHVESKTKEAEEKETVQIKCNVTANPPPVTIEWLKEGDLEFRRNGDTLMLRDVRAEDAGTYICRGINIMKPYGGKTLEREGNASIALLVRHRPGESSITPEKPVVHVGNSVSLMCKADPPGWPLAQYRWYRDVGGEISTTVIAQGSQYLIPKAGLQSEGKYYCHAGNDLGNGAMASATLEVHQPPQFLAKLQSNMIRRAGETDFTVTCSAKGKPEPTITWLKDDIEITPDLHMFEVKTNVAKGPNGMVTVQSMLRFAGKVRPNGNDLMSGDRGQFTCLYENEVNKANSTMHLKIEHEPIVLHQYNKVANDIKEIAEVVCKVQSYPKPEFLWQFSTNNAPLSNNDHYEVSSTSDSNDIYTSILKINNLRHQDYGDYHCRVSNALNTIHVPIRLQPKGPPEKPTKLKAVELGPNYMVLSWTPGFDGGLANTKYFVSYRKIVIPNESLVTDECAVVSANGAEWMEFDCQREVPCTITPLDHHQSYVFKVKALNTKGVSEHSNEISATTKVEKVPIPLQASFDPETRMLALNVGPTCLSMIAIVESVIYGDTPMAAWHIIETIELQVNGHEPTYRETKIEHFVANRRNSGRSLGNGLEDIPLPALEDELNPRVRVKLCLKINHEYCGEYVEADIGPSLIQEASFVELHTLIGIGVSCIVAGIFVVLLLLFCRCKRKQSKETAKAKEYDIDSIHPSIVAQQNQAPPPYYSASSLENKALEHSMDLAMDQNAALYASQQTYGYHQQNAMMPQVPQNDWSNMGYVENSYSNSNNGGSVNSQDSIWQLKMSAAASNSANMIPQHNYMDQPLQQNYGYDPMTHGGYGAVDDYAPYPHLMTTASQHGGDDYHHNMRNSQNPSRQDYCSDPYASVHKPKKRMDQHMDFVAESPYHDVSGLPDPYMEQDEVKSPGPNQHLSMSYDDALALESGYSTPNSRNRRVIHEIVV